The window TGGTCGCGAACGGCGAGCGCTTGACCTCGCGCTCCTGCAGGCGCGCGAACAGATCCCGCGCGATCTTGGCGGAGAAGCCGGTCCCAACCCGGCCCACGGCGACGAGCTTCGTCCCCTCATGGACGCCGACGACCAGCGAGCCGATCGCGTCCTTGGCGCCGCTGGAGAGCGTGTAGCCGCCGATCACGAACTCCTGCCGGTGGGTGCACTTCGACTTGATCCAGCTGCGCCCGCGGCCCGACCGGTAGGGCGCCTCGCGGTCCTTGGAGACCACGCCTTCGAGGCTGAGGCGGCAGGCGTGCTGCAGCACCAGCCCCCCGTTCTCCTCGAAATGCTCGCTGAGCTTCACGATCGGCCCGCCCTCGCCCACAAGCTTGGCGAGCGCGGCCTTGCGGTCGATCAGCGCGCAGGGCCTGAGGTCCTGGCCGTCCAGGAACAGCAGGTCGAAGACGTAGAACACGAAGCTGTCCGTCCGCCCCTCGCTCAGCGCCTCCTGCAGCGCGGAGAAGTCGGACGCGCCGGCGTCGTTCTCGACGATCAGCTCGCCGTCGATCATCGCCTCGGTCACGGGCAGCGCCTTCAGTGCCTCGACCACCTGAGGTCCGAAGCGGTCGGTCCAGTCGAGGCCGCTCCGGGTCAGCAACCGCACCTCCCCGTCCGCGATCCGGGCGATCAGGCGGTAGCCGTCGAACTTGATTTCGTGGATCCACTTGGCCCCTGCCGGCGCCTTTGCGGCGAGGGTCGCAAGCGCCGGCTCGACGAAGTCCGGCATCGCGGCGTTTTTCGCTTTCTTGATCTTCGCCGGCGGAGGGGCCGCGCGCTTAGCCTTCGGGCCGTCGATCTTGCCGGTTTTCGACGACCACCCCGGCGCCTCGCCGGCGATCTCCTCCAGAACGCGCCCGGTCTTCACCGACTCCGGCCGTTCCTCGAGGATGTCCGGCGCGCCCTCGTCCCGGCCCGCCTCGTCGTCGCCCTTGATCAGCAGCCAGTTATCGCGTTTCTCCCCGCGCTTGCGGGCCATGCGCACCAGGTTCCACCGGCCGCCCAGCTTCTCGCCGTGCAGCTCGAACTCGAGGTGGCCCTTGGCGAGACCGCGCCTGGGATCGGCCAGCGGCGTCCAGCTGCCGCGGTCCCACAACACGACCGTGCCGCCGCCGTATTCGCCTTTCGGGATCGTGCCCTCGAAGTCGCCATAGGCGAGCGGATGATCCTCGACCTCGACCGCGAGGCGCTTTTCGCCGACGACGAGGCTCGGCCCTTTCGCCACCGCCCAGCTCTTCAGCACGCCGTCCAGCTCCAGCCGCAGGTCGTAGTGCAGCCGGGTGGCGTCGTGCTTCTGGATCAGGTAGGCGTCGCCGTCGCCGGACGCCGCCTCGTCGCCCGAAGGCTCGCTGGTCTTCTTGAAGTCGCGCTTTTGTCGGTAGACGTCGAGCGCCATGGTCAGCTCGCCTTGCGGCGCTCCACGGTCTTGGCGGGCGCAGACTTGGCGGGCGCTTTCGCCTTCGTCTTGGCGGCGGGCGACGTCGCTTTCACCGTCTTTGCGGCCGTCTTGGAGGGAGCTTTGGCCCGGGCCTTGGCCTTGTCGTCCTTAAGACCCGCGCTCTCGCGCAGCGCCGCCAAGAGGTCGGTCACCTTCGCGGGCGCCTTCGGCTTCTTCGGCGTGATCTTGCGACCCTCCACCTTGGCCTGCACCAGCTCCGCAAGCGCGGCCTCGTAGCGGTCCTCGGTAGCGGCCGGGTCGAAAGTCCCGCGCTTGGTGTCGATGATGTGCCGGGCGAGGTCGAGCATCTCGCCCTTGATCTTGGCAGCGGGCAAGTCCCGGAACGCCTCCGTCGCCGAACGCACCTCGTAGTCGAAGTTCAGCGTGGTGCCGATCAGCCCGTCGCCGTGCGGACGTATGAGCACCGTGCGCTCGCGCCGGAACAGCACCGTGCGGGCGAGCGCGACGACCTTCTTGGCGCGCATGCCCTCGCGCAGCAGCGCGAAGGCCTCCTCCGCCGCGCCATCGGCGGGCGCGAGGTAATAGGGCTTGTCGAAATAGACGTCATCGACCCCGTCGCAGGGTATGAACGCGTCGACGTCCAGCGTCTTGTCGCTGGCGGGGGTCGCCGCCGCCACCTCCTCGGGCTCCAGGGTCACATACTCGCCGGACGAAATCTCGTAGCCCTTCACTTGATCGTCGCGCTCCACCGGCTCGCCGGTCTCGCTGTCGACATACCGGCGCTTCACGCGGTTGCCGGTCTCGCGGTTTAGGGTGTGGAACGCGATGCGGTCGGAGGTCGACGCCGCGGTGTAGAGAGCGACGGCGCAGGCGACTTCGCCGACCTTCAGAAAGCCCTTCCAGTTCGCGCGCGGCGCCACGGCGGTTCTCCGTTCAAGACGGACTCGAACGTCGGGCGCGGCGTCCGGTTCCCCAAGGCTCTCAAGGGCTCAGGCGGAGCTGCGGCGGACCACCTCGTAGCCGACGTCGAACACCGCCTGCTCCGGCGTTTCGCCGGCGATGCGCTTCACCAGCATGGCGCCGGCTTCGGCCCCGATGTTGCGGCCGGCGATGCGCATGGTCGTCATGTCGAGCCCGGCCGGCTGGGCGAGCGCGAAATCGCCGAAACCGGCGATCCCGAGCCGTCCCGGCACGTCGATCCCGCGCCGCCGCGCCTCGAACAGCGCGCCGGCCGCGAGCGTGTCCACGGAGAGGCGACGGCGTCCGCGTCGGGGTGCCGGTCGAGGAGGGCCGCCAGCGCCGCCGCTCCCTCCTCCAGCGTCGCCACCGGGCCGTGCAGCCGGATCTCGCGCCGCGGCGCGCCGAGTTCGTTCATCGCGCGGCGGTAGCCCTCGAGCCGCTTCAGGCCGCGGCGGTCGCGCTCGGAGCTCGGGGCGACGAAGGCGATCCGGCGGTAGCCGAAGGCCTCGTCACGGCCTACGCGGTCTGGATAGGCCCCGAGACCTACCGCGACGACACACCGTCGACGCGAGCGAGATCGAGCCGGAGCGCGCCAAGGCCGAGCCGCGCTTCGTCCGCGCGGTCGCCTGACGCCTCCGAGCCGATCCCGCCGACGGGCGCTTGAACCCGCGCCCGTCGGCGCCACTTTAGCCGCGTCATGTCCCGCCGCGCGCTCCTCATCGTCAACGCCAAGAGCCGCACCGGGCAGGATGCGCGCGACCATGCGGTCGAAACCCTCCGGTCCGTAGGCATCACGCCGATCCCGCTCTCCGCCGACAGCCGGGACGAGCTGTCGCCCGCGATCGCGGCGCGGGCCGGCGACGCGGAGATGATCCTGGTCGCGGGCGGCGACGGCACGTTGAACGCCGCCGCAAAGGGCGTGCACGCCGCGCAGAAGCCGCTCGGCGTGCTCCCGACCGGCACCGCCAACGACCTCGCCCGCACGCTTGGCG is drawn from Methylopila sp. 73B and contains these coding sequences:
- a CDS encoding Ku protein, with protein sequence MAPRANWKGFLKVGEVACAVALYTAASTSDRIAFHTLNRETGNRVKRRYVDSETGEPVERDDQVKGYEISSGEYVTLEPEEVAAATPASDKTLDVDAFIPCDGVDDVYFDKPYYLAPADGAAEEAFALLREGMRAKKVVALARTVLFRRERTVLIRPHGDGLIGTTLNFDYEVRSATEAFRDLPAAKIKGEMLDLARHIIDTKRGTFDPAATEDRYEAALAELVQAKVEGRKITPKKPKAPAKVTDLLAALRESAGLKDDKAKARAKAPSKTAAKTVKATSPAAKTKAKAPAKSAPAKTVERRKAS
- a CDS encoding substrate-binding domain-containing protein, whose amino-acid sequence is MDTLAAGALFEARRRGIDVPGRLGIAGFGDFALAQPAGLDMTTMRIAGRNIGAEAGAMLVKRIAGETPEQAVFDVGYEVVRRSSA
- the ligD gene encoding DNA ligase D, coding for MALDVYRQKRDFKKTSEPSGDEAASGDGDAYLIQKHDATRLHYDLRLELDGVLKSWAVAKGPSLVVGEKRLAVEVEDHPLAYGDFEGTIPKGEYGGGTVVLWDRGSWTPLADPRRGLAKGHLEFELHGEKLGGRWNLVRMARKRGEKRDNWLLIKGDDEAGRDEGAPDILEERPESVKTGRVLEEIAGEAPGWSSKTGKIDGPKAKRAAPPPAKIKKAKNAAMPDFVEPALATLAAKAPAGAKWIHEIKFDGYRLIARIADGEVRLLTRSGLDWTDRFGPQVVEALKALPVTEAMIDGELIVENDAGASDFSALQEALSEGRTDSFVFYVFDLLFLDGQDLRPCALIDRKAALAKLVGEGGPIVKLSEHFEENGGLVLQHACRLSLEGVVSKDREAPYRSGRGRSWIKSKCTHRQEFVIGGYTLSSGAKDAIGSLVVGVHEGTKLVAVGRVGTGFSAKIARDLFARLQEREVKRSPFATKLTADEARGVRYVRPDLVAEVEFRAWTGDHHLRHASFRGLREDKPAEEVRREEAGATDEAPRTQKVSAPNVRLTHPDRVYWADVGVTKQGLADYYMEVWPKIAPFIVGRPLSLLRCPGGVEEQCFFQKHGWKGMNAAIGQAPDPTDDEPVLTIDSREGLLGLVQGGVLEIHPWGSALKDLERPDMIILDLDPGDGVGWDRVIEAAQEAKARLEAAGLAAFVKRSGGKGLHVVAPLEPRADWPQAKAFTKAIAEAMAKDDPKAYVATVSKAKRSGKILIDYLRNGRGQTAVAPYSTRARPGAAVSAPLAWDELGPAIGPAYFTVQNMPQRLAALDKDPWAGFWKAAKPLPETGSSGSRRKRR